A stretch of DNA from Scatophagus argus isolate fScaArg1 chromosome 23, fScaArg1.pri, whole genome shotgun sequence:
taagataagaactttattgatcccgcaggaaattgttgtgccagggttgcaatacaaaggagcatacaaaagtagcaagtaatcacacaaaatatgaaaataacagagtaatataaaaaaaagaaaaattctctCTGGTGCTTCCTTTGAGTCCACATGGTTTTTATACCAAACCAACAGCAGTCAAGTTAAAGGGTGCATAACTTGTTATAAGCTAATCCCAAAAATAAACAGGAGGCCTCACCTTTCGCTGTAACAAACAGAGATGATGTTTTTTTGGATcactccagtgtgtgtgttgtgtgactTTGACTTCTTACTTTAAGTCATCTCTATGGCATGAACCTGCCCTGTAGTTGAAAAGCAAAGCTAGCAGATGAGCACCACTCTGCTGGGTGAAAGTTCTGTGAACGTATCGTTTAATTTTCCTACCAGAAGAAATACACAGATTATCACTTTGCATGCATGCAAGTGAGACACCAAATATACAAATTACAGGCAAATATATTCTGAGAACTGAGACACGCACTGCAGAACCACACCTACCGCCTGAGGCAACAACCGGGTAGCTCAAAGTGATTTCCAGCACTGTGTATATATAAACTGGATCAGAAATGCAATGGATCAGTTCCCACAAAGCATCTACAAACACCATAGAAGTCCACAAAGGAATCGGAAGAGCTTAGCTGACCAGACCAGTTCAACGACTACTGACATTTAACAAGTGGTGGTCACCACACCAGATTCAGCTTTCAGTACAGTTCAGATGTGCAGAGTGAAGTGCAGACTGCGGTGGCCTCATATTACCACATGCCAGACTGGTTGAGTGAAACTCAGTGTGGAACTCAATGTACAGAATCCACCCTGACCTTCCAGTGTTTTTCCACGTCATTGACACGTGTCTCTTGTTTGGTGTGAGTGTATTCTCAGAGGAGCTCCTCCATTTAGGCATGACGAGTCCATCTTCAGCCCGAGCCCCCGTCCCTTTACAGGCTCGAGTCCAAGGCTTTGGTGTGTTTTCGACCTTTCTGAAAGCATTCCTGGAGTCTGTGGGCTTATGCCCActgactgtacttctgctgctatgactgtgtgtgtgtgtgtgtgtgtgtgtgtgtatttttattgtacatagtTTTATCAGGATGCTgtccttttactgcacactgtgtgtgcctgttgtgggtgtatgtgtatgggtgtgtgtgcgtgtgtgtgtgggtgtgtgtgtgtgaaattattgtcactgtcttacctacatgtttagttttagttttagtttttagtttttactgcacattggagactggtcaaacgaaatttcaattttctgtgctaacccctgttacatagatctttgacaataaagtacactttgactttgactttgactttgatgtgCAGCTCTCATCAGAGATAAGATGGAGGCGAGACAGCTCACTCCTCAGAcctttctgtgcagagtttaAATGCTCAGTTCATCGTTTCGGTCATTCTTTTTAAGTAAAAAATGTCAAACgtcagctttttaaatgtctggattttttttcGTTATTTATGAAAGCAAATGTAAGAGTGTGGAGGTTTCTGAACGTAGGCTGGACACAAGAAGAGCTGTGAGAACCTGACCAGTTGGTAATCATCAGCGAGACAGAAAAGCCTGTCAACTCGACAAGTcaatttaatgtgtgtgtgtttgtttgactcaTCTGCTCCACCTCTCATCACTCTTTAAGTACACAGACACTCCCTCCATTGTTTGTACGCATATCTGCCTATTAACCtaagtgtgtttctgtaatCTCTGCCAATCCAGTTCTCAAGTCGTCCCCGAAGTCAGAAAACCACCTGAGCCAGGTAGGCATCTCTGTTTCATGTCCATGCATGTGGCAACGgttatgaaaatgtttcttgtttatGGGGCCAAGTCTATACAGGGCCAAAGGTGTGGCTGgatgtttgaatttaaaattgcaagttgaaaaatacaacattgtactcAATATAAGTGTAGGAAAAgttttttaagtttaagtttttattcacttctgaaattcttttgatTGAAATTATTTATCctcaattttcactttcatatataCTTcaattgttattatttgaggtcttattttttttcaactgattcacctttttttacagtttcaaatcaATCTCgttcttttcagtttcaaactttcGGCCCTGATCTGACACATGTAAACCATCTGAATATTTCTCCCACCGCTGAAAGcctcacagtaacacaaactAACTGACCAATCGAGACCCAGATACTCCACAAACTCCTGTGTTCTACtcagtaaaattactgtttttgttaatggagTCTGGTTGGGATCAAGTTCCCTGTTCTCGATCAATAATTTACCCATCCTAAAACTTTTGTCCCGATCAGTCCTCTACATGGGACAGTGAGGTCCTGGTTATCCTTTCAGGTGTGAACATGTTTTATAATATGGTGTATAGAAGGTGTGGAGTCATACATTGGGACTAACAACTGCTGCATCAATGTGTGCGTTGCGTTGTGCTGCTGTAGAGGTTTAAGGCTCAGGTAATTTTTCCTGCTTCACCTACTCTTGGCTACAGCAGtgcattcctcctcctcctcttcctcatcctcatcctcctcctcctccccctccctcagGTATCGTCCCCAATGTGAGCCTGTTCGATGTGACGTGGAGCTACAGCGACTCGGTGGCGGAGGAGATTCTCCGCTCATCCTCTTTCCTCAAGGAGCTCTGGTCCGGTCACCTGACGCCGCGGCGCTACGCCAGCTTCATGCAGCAGGAGGCGCTCTACCTGCACAGAGTCAGCAGCACGCTGGAGGTCAGGGGTCAACGCTTGTtggataatccacagatcttGCTGGGAGCAGTTTCGTGTGGGAACTGTTTTCAGGAGGAGTGAGTCGATGAGCATCTCCTTCTGCGCGGTgatactgaaagaaaatagtCCCCACGTGAAACTGTTCTTCCACTCTCTCAGACACTTTCCTCTCTCAGAAGCTTTTCAGAGATGCATTGCAAACATAAATTAGTGACTTTATTAAAAGTTTCCTCTCATAAGTTTTCCACTTTAGTCTTGGAGTGTTGCACCCTTTGTTTCACCTGCTGAGCACACGGACAGACTCATTGCTTCATCGCTCCTAATCCTGCGTGGTTTGAGTGACTTGGTGTTTGCTCAGCGGATTTGTGGATTTGAGGTGAACTTCTGTGACTGGCTGTTGTTTCCTTTCGCAGGCCCTGCTAAGCAGTTTAGGGGAAGCAGATGACgtgagctcactgctgcaggaTACACTTAAAGACTACAGCAGCAGGAACCAGGTGACGCACTCAGACCGGCCATGTTACGGGCTCGAGTGAGCAGATTTAATCGGAATAAATCAAATGAACGTGGTTTGTCTCCCCCTTGCAGAGCCTCGCCGCCTCGCCTGCCCCACAGTGGCTCCACTCCTCCCTGCAGTCGTTCCACCCGGTGGTCTTGGAGGAGCCGGTCTACTGGCTGGTGGCTCTGTCGGCCCGGGCCTGCCTCTGGGGCTTCCTGGCCCAGGAGCAGCCCCGGTCTGAGCGCTGGACTGGTGGAAGTCCGCCGGGTACAGACAGCCTCTACCAggagtggagagaggagagtctGAAGGAGGTCGAATGGACACAAAGGTTCACTCTAAACTTCAATAAAAGCAAGCATTAGcatcagaataaaataaataaatacgaCGCGTGAAGGTGTTCACGTCTCTTGTCAGGATGTCGTTGGATTGTAGTAACTGAGTCACGTGTACTTTACATTAACGATGCAGCTGGTAAAGCTGAGGCTCATTTCAAGTACTTTGTGTACTGATGTGTATTTTTAGTCCGCAGTCCTACAACATTAGATGAGATTTGATTGCAAAAGTTGCTGTGTGGAGGTAAAAAGCAGGGTTTGATTTATGATACTCCTGATATGACAAACAGGCACTgctgagttgcattatgggaaatgtaggttCCAGCTTTTTAGTAGCTTGATCCATTCTTGGGACAAAAATTTGTGGCCATGTTGATTTGCGTTTTCTCTTGCGTGAAAACAACTTTTCGCCGCGTTACTTCAGACAGCGTGTGTTTTCAAGGCCTTTTACATCCTGGCGTTCCGGTTGCCTGGAAACTGATCTGAAGTCCAGTCTAGCACGCACACCCACCCTGCGAAACAGCAAATAGTTGTTTTTAAGTACAGATCACAAAGCATAACCTGTTGGTTTAGGAATGTGGCCAAGTAATGCAGGTGAGGCAGCTGCTTTGTTTCGTCCTcgtttgtctttatttctgtttgcatgtgtgtgtgtgtgtgtgtgacaggtaCAGAAAGGTGATCGAGAAACACCAGGATCAGATGGACGTGTTCAAAGCCGTAAACATCTTCAGAGAGCACATGATGAACCAGAAGAGTTTCTACAAGATGCTGTAAGAACACATCGGCCCGTCGGTCTGTGAATGCGTCCGTCTGTCGTCCAGCGACGggctttaaaatgtgtgtgtttctgctgcagagaCGCCGATGTAGCTGACGATagagagtgaagaggagagCCGGACGAGGCCGCCGATGAAGGTCAGCCAtcacttttatcatttttatttttacaccaaaTGAGATGTAAGATaactctgtcctctctgctttctttattttttcaggaCCGTAGCAACAGCCTCCTAACGCAAAGCAGAAACAGGCTGCGGGTTTAGCACAAAATGTGGGGCTGTTCCTTTAACGCCACTGGGTTTATactatatgtatgtgtgtgtatatatgtgtgttttacagagGACGTTAATAGATGAACGTGctgaagttttctgttttttctgacAAGACTCGAACACAACAAAGGCACAACCCTGTTGCATCTTCCTGTCCAACTGAGACCAGAGACGTCCGAGGTGGTCCACAGTGAACGGGGGCTTACAGAGCTGTTTTAATGTAATGTTCAtgtggaaaacatgtttttacgGCCAattttcttcatgtgtttggTATAAGCGGTAGACACAATACATTTAGTTCTGTTAGATTAGattttcatgctttctttttGCAGTGAAATACCTTTCGGTATTGGCAACATACATACATTTCCATACATTCCTGTAAGGAAAGCAAACAGgcattagcatttttttcttttcaattccGATACATAATCAATactatattttcaaaaatgaaaatagaatTCGAAGTCTTTTGTCTAGAAGTgggtgtaaataattattttggcCACTTAGCTCCATTGACTGCCGTTCATTGAGGACATCTTTATATGcatgcagtaaaacaaagacCCAAGACTTGGGTCTTTGTTCGtgctccttccttctctctgcctttcagaGGGAAACATTGTGCTTTGACATGATTGATACTGTgttttgcactttttaaaatgatttgttgttttattctcttctcTTCCGCCTCGgtgtatttacatatttcatttcctctgactCATTTCTAatgatttgaatgtgtttgtaatgATGTTGAGATTTGGTTGTTAAATATTGTTATTTGCTTTGTGATATTAATGCTCTCGCTTAAATAAATAGtctgaatacttcctcctcCACCGCAGACGAGGAGCAAAAACAAGTTCATTTTTCTCCTTCGTGTCACCACACGGTCAGCTgttctctgtctccccctgcagGCTGAAACACGACACTGCACcctgtcacatacacacactcaaacacacagaaaatacacagtACTACTGCAATATCTCACCTGCTACTACTGATAACACTATCGCAAGTATCCAGTTCTTTTATCACTACTGCTGAGACTACTACATCTTAGTTTTCTCACCAATACGTTTAGCACTACCAATACTACtgcactactactactacaataACTTATACGATGAGGCTCCCACTACTTTTACTACAACTGTACTGCTGCTACGAATACTACTGCTGTTTATACATATTCTACTACTATTAATAATCCTAATAATACTATAACAATAATGCAAGTACTCTGTCATGTCTCACACCACCAGCAGTACTTTTACTACCTCTGTTACCTCTGCTAATACTAACTTCTGTCACTACTCCTACTACTACCACGAATACACAAATACTACTACGTATTAGGCTACTCACCGTTCCTGCTTCTGCTGTTGCTAACACTACTGCCCCAActtgtactactactactactacttcttAAACTACCACTTCTACTTTTTAAATACTTTTACATGTATTTCACTACTACCTCCCTGGTTACTACCACTATTACTGCTTCTACTACCAGCTTATACACCACATTACCTCTCAGTAGTAACCTAACAGTAGTAGCCGGTTTCCTGTTTCCCGTACGTGAGTGGAGTCTCCTTGTGGTTTCCACTGTAGCCTACAGAAACTGAATTTATCTGTCAGGTTCAGGCGCGCGCAAAGGGCGCGTGCGCACGGGTTCACGCGTGTCCTGCCCGCGTGCTATGATCCGGCGCGtggacagagacacactgcatctctctctctctctctcacacacacacacacacacacacgcagagtgagggagaggaggcgGAAACCTCCATCTGCCCTGCTCGGTGACCGACCCGTCATCCTCGGGCTCGGGGAAGGAACGGATCATCTTCTCCCCGGTTCATCTTTGTCCACTCCGTGACTGGCGAGACCGGAGGAGAAAGCGAGCGGATGACGTGacgaaagaagaagaaaaaggagggaaTTTAACATGGAAGAAACCTATAGTCTATATATAGGCTATGCCCCGgactgcaccaccaccaccacccgccgccgccgccgccacctGCCCTCCTCCTGGTACCGGTAAGTCACGGAGGAGAGATGGGCTGGCAGAGGCTCGTCAGTCCCGGGGCGGGTTAGTGCGAGCAGGGTCCGCTTATCGATGCTAACTGACCCGTGAAAATGACTTTTGAGGTCTTGTGAGGTCGGGTTACCGTTCAGCCATgttgcaggaggaggaggaggaggaggaggagggagctgggtgaggaggaggaggaggaggaggaggaggagggagctgggtgaggaggaggaggaggaggaggaggaggaggtgcggGGTAACGACTGGGCTCTTGACACCTGCCCTCGTTCCCAGTaactggaggaggaagaggagggggaggggggtccGTAAAAACGTCTAAATTAGCGGTTAAGCGGCACTGAATGAGCCCACCGCCATCCCGCGCCGGGGAATGACTTTCTGACTCGGTGTGTCGGGGAGTCTGAGTGCCGTTCAGCCATGTTGCAGGGggggacggagggagggagggagggatgagtCGCTATCGGCGGGGCTCCGGGGGTTTTGACACCGACCGACACGGAGGGGACGGAGGGCAGGCTAAGAACTGGTGCCCGGTCATGTTCGCTCCGCTGACGGATGCGGATGCGGCAGCGGCAGCCCGCACCGCGTCGCCTTAGAGACGGAGGCTGAACGAAACGGGGTCGACGAGGCCAGTGAGGGGACCGGGGCCGGCGGTTTCATTTGACTCCATTCACTGACTTATTCTCacgtttcatttttaaaatatacatatatatttaaattatttatttaggttttttcaattaaaaataaatagatttacatttttatatgttttatttatttatttttttgtgttttattttgtattccCATATTTTATTGTTGTCGACcactttttttgtgttatttattattgaatattttttatCCTAAATCCTAAatgctgtgatgtgtgttttttcagttttatttttcgaGCTCAACCTTCTtaatattcttattttttttaattttcattgcaTCTTCTTGAATGTCCTCTTTTcatacactgacatttttttcacctGTAAATCATTTTTTCTGTTGAGAAGCAAAGATGGCTGATGTGTTAATCGTCTGTTTTACGTCAGTGCGAGTGTGAGAGGTGATCAGGAGTAACAGCTGGTGGCAGGCGAAAGTGGTTATTGATGATTATTGATGATAATTGATGATTGTTTGTTGGTGGGAAGGTCAGGGCAGGAGACGACACAGCAGGGTCCGTTACCATGACGATAACAGGGATGATTTATCCCCTTATTATGGGGCCTTATCCattcaattatttattcattcacagattcactttgttcatattccttttctccttctcctccctctgtctcccccacgtcctcctctgtctccccccctcctgtcctctctcgCCCTTCGTCCTCGctgtctttcctccctctcctccctctctctctctctctttcaggtCAATGAGAGGCAGCAACAGCTCAGCCTGAGCAGCGAATCCTCcctcgttctctctctccatcatgCTCTCCTCACTTCCATATGTTAAAACCCAGTCGTCTTATTTTAGCCGCactgccttcctcctcctcttccttcttctctcttgcCCTCCTCTCTTCTGAGTTTTGACTCCCTctccttttacacacacacacaccggaaAATGAAGCGTGGGTCGAGTGTGTTGCAGCCTCCCCCTGATGCAGCCAAACGACTCACACACcctgcaaacacacgcacacagacacacaccagtGACGATGCTCGCTCGCTGAGTGTGCCCAGCACACACGCCGAACACACGTCAGACACGCACGCTGAGGACGCGCCCGACGCACACGCCGTGGGTTCGAGCCCCTTCCCAGCAGCCACCTCTCTCTTCAGCCCCGATGTCAGCACCAAGATGGCGTCTGACCTCCTCATCAGGCTGTCAGgtagagcacaaacacacacacacacacacaggtatacatacatgcacatacagtaagcACACTGTTCTATTGGTAAGATTAGTTGATTGATCAGTGCAGGCTCTCAGGGGCCCCCAGGGGCCCTCAAGGGGCAGTGAACTGTCACctgtgtggcagcagtttgtgtttgacagaaCGTCGTCCATCACCTCTGAGATGAGATGAACCTCACCACCTCACCTGTGTGAGGGTTCAGGACGCTGTGCTATGACAGTGTAGCGATACGTTAAATAACGTTGGATTTAATTAACTCGATATCAGAGTTTCAGATGTTTGACGTTAATGCTGCTCCGATGTGAGATGAAGCTCGGCATCACGCAGCATCAGCGTTGGACATCGCTGAGGCAAATCACTGCGGCAGACAAATGAGCGTGGGTTTTGACActcaggtgtccacatacttttggtgACATGGCTGAACGTGGTTCTCAGACTGCAGATGTGACATGGACTCTACTGAATCAATTCGCGCCGTCTCTCCTCAGAGGCCACACAGAAGGCCCAGATGCTTCCTGGGAGGCGAGCGGAGGCGGAGCCTCAGAGGCGTGAGGCCCTTCTGGAGGTCCGTGGCGGGCAGCAGGACGAGCCCGGCATGGCCCTGTCACCGGACGGCCCCGGGGCGAGTCCCGAGCCGCcgtcactctcacacacacctgaaggCAACGCCGCCACGGACACACTGGCTTCAGACATGCTGAGGAAGCtggcaggtctgtgtgtgtgtgtgggtgtgtgtgtgtgctgactgatgtgtgtgatgatgagCTGACCTGAACAGTCTGTTCTGTTTAGTTGGTTGGTTTTCCATTTTCCAAAATCTACTTTGTCACAATATAAAATTACTCGACACAAAGGAGGATTTTATGTACACCCACTCTAATAAACGCCTTCAACAATGCTGCATTCAAATTAGTTTTTTTATAGTTGTCTCATGATTCAGAAATTTGCCAACAAATAGACGACACCTTCCATCCTGGCCTTCTCCTGGGCTCATGTGACGAACGGAGAAACGCAGCAAACCCTCACATATGAGGACCTGGAAGCAGagaatgtttgttattttagctTAACAAGTGACTGAAActtaaacattaattttaattgcCGTAGATTAAAACGTTGTCCGTCAGCGTAATCATTTCAGCTCCGTTCAGTTCGTTTATTATCTGAATCAGTAAGTTTGTCATGTTGGACAGCAGGTGAATAAACACACTAACAGCTTTCCCACCAATCACAGAACGCCAGGAAGTGAACCGCCACACGGTGAGGatcaaagaagaggaagagccGATGGAAGTGGACACTCTGGTTGTCTCTGACCTTGTCCACGAGCGACCAATCACACAAGAGATAACCCCACCACCCGCAGTGGGGAGCCACCGCCTCTTCAGCATTAAATCAGAGGACCAGGGTGTCAGTGGCGACAAGATGGCGGAGCTGTTGCACCCTGAAGCCAACATGGCGGAGCAGTGTCTCCATGGCCTTAAAACAGAGGACAAATTCTATTCTGGAGGCTGCCGGCCGGACTCTAAGACAGCGGACTGCCTCATCTCCGGAGCCAACAAGTTTCAGTTCAGAGTGAAAAAGGTGGATCATGGCATTTCTGGAGCCAAGATGGCAGACCAGCTTCTATCTGGAGCCAAGATGGAGGACCAGCTTCTGTTAAAAGCAAAAACGGTGGAGCGACCTTTCTCTGCAGCCAAGATGAGCAACAAGTTCCTCTCTGGAGTCAAGCTGGAGGACCAGTTTCCTTCAGGAGCCAAGATGGAGGACCAGCTTG
This window harbors:
- the LOC124054716 gene encoding uncharacterized protein LOC124054716 isoform X3 — its product is MTGWAEPERIRPHPPRNREGCPLTASPSPRRVTSSSPSHLTGLPTCSPLKQCTHILDQVIKQTRNAMVCALVSLVLTVLLAFSSSAGAEPSSPCPPQWLPLGQRCFAFYPVWSSWTTAKSMCSQTGGDLASLHTPEERSFVEKLASTHTPVWLGGHQPQQNGAWNWTDGTPFRISGWTNQELGNTREACLQMEPKSGELHAAPCGELRFYICSTKTSSQVVPEVRKPPEPGIVPNVSLFDVTWSYSDSVAEEILRSSSFLKELWSGHLTPRRYASFMQQEALYLHRVSSTLEALLSSLGEADDVSSLLQDTLKDYSSRNQSLAASPAPQWLHSSLQSFHPVVLEEPVYWLVALSARACLWGFLAQEQPRSERWTGGSPPGTDSLYQEWREESLKEVEWTQRYRKVIEKHQDQMDVFKAVNIFREHMMNQKSFYKMLDADVADDRE
- the LOC124054716 gene encoding uncharacterized protein LOC124054716 isoform X4 encodes the protein MTGCPLTASPSPRRVTSSSPSHLTGLPTCSPLKQCTHILDQVIKQTRNAMVCALVSLVLTVLLAFSSSAGAEPSSPCPPQWLPLGQRCFAFYPVWSSWTTAKSMCSQTGGDLASLHTPEERSFVEKLASTHTPVWLGGHQPQQNGAWNWTDGTPFRISGWTNQELGNTREACLQMEPKSGELHAAPCGELRFYICSTKTSSQVVPEVRKPPEPGIVPNVSLFDVTWSYSDSVAEEILRSSSFLKELWSGHLTPRRYASFMQQEALYLHRVSSTLEALLSSLGEADDVSSLLQDTLKDYSSRNQSLAASPAPQWLHSSLQSFHPVVLEEPVYWLVALSARACLWGFLAQEQPRSERWTGGSPPGTDSLYQEWREESLKEVEWTQRYRKVIEKHQDQMDVFKAVNIFREHMMNQKSFYKMLDADVADDRE
- the LOC124054716 gene encoding uncharacterized protein LOC124054716 isoform X5; its protein translation is MVCALVSLVLTVLLAFSSSAGAEPSSPCPPQWLPLGQRCFAFYPVWSSWTTAKSMCSQTGGDLASLHTPEERSFVEKLASTHTPVWLGGHQPQQNGAWNWTDGTPFRISGWTNQELGNTREACLQMEPKSGELHAAPCGELRFYICSTKTSSQVVPEVRKPPEPGIVPNVSLFDVTWSYSDSVAEEILRSSSFLKELWSGHLTPRRYASFMQQEALYLHRVSSTLEALLSSLGEADDVSSLLQDTLKDYSSRNQSLAASPAPQWLHSSLQSFHPVVLEEPVYWLVALSARACLWGFLAQEQPRSERWTGGSPPGTDSLYQEWREESLKEVEWTQRYRKVIEKHQDQMDVFKAVNIFREHMMNQKSFYKMLDADVADDRE
- the LOC124054716 gene encoding uncharacterized protein LOC124054716 isoform X6, with the protein product MVCALVSLVLTVLLAFSSSGAEPSSPCPPQWLPLGQRCFAFYPVWSSWTTAKSMCSQTGGDLASLHTPEERSFVEKLASTHTPVWLGGHQPQQNGAWNWTDGTPFRISGWTNQELGNTREACLQMEPKSGELHAAPCGELRFYICSTKTSSQVVPEVRKPPEPGIVPNVSLFDVTWSYSDSVAEEILRSSSFLKELWSGHLTPRRYASFMQQEALYLHRVSSTLEALLSSLGEADDVSSLLQDTLKDYSSRNQSLAASPAPQWLHSSLQSFHPVVLEEPVYWLVALSARACLWGFLAQEQPRSERWTGGSPPGTDSLYQEWREESLKEVEWTQRYRKVIEKHQDQMDVFKAVNIFREHMMNQKSFYKMLDADVADDRE